Sequence from the Halomarina litorea genome:
GGACTACGGCCCGAGCAACAAGGCCAGCACGGAGCGTCTCCTCGACAGCGAGGACCCCGAACTCCGCCTGCGCGCGACCGAGTGCATCGAGTGCAACGTCGAGGCGCACGTCTGGCTGATGTCGAACGCGGACCACGACGTGAAGGCCTACGGCGACTACCTCGCGTGGGCGCAGGTGGACTTCTACCGTGGTCCGCTCTCCGAACGGCTCGGATACGTCCCGTCGAACGGGTTCTACGGCTCGCTGTGGCACGCCCGGAACGGAACCGACGGACCGGCGTACCTGCTGTTCCTGCCGCACAACGTCGACACGCAGGGTCTGGCGAGCGACGGCTGGCACCCCCTGGGGGAGGTCGGCGAGATGGCGGAGAGCGCCGACCGCATCTACGCCTCCGGGAAGGCGACGGTCTACCGGACGCGCGGGAACGCGACGGGGCCGTCGGGGTGACGCGCCCGCCGGTGACGGACACGCGCTTCGGGGGGTGGCTACACGTCGGCGCGGCGGCCAGTGGACCCACTGACAGATGAGCGATTCGAGGCAGTCGGTGACGACGGACGACGGTGCCGAGGCGACCGTCGAGGCCGACGATGACGACGCCAGGACGCTCTCGGACGCGCTGAGCACCGTCTTCTCGGGCGGCGCGCTCGCCTTCGGCGGGAAGGTCGTCGGCATCGGCCTCGGGTTCCTCACACAGTTGCTGATGGCGCGTCTGCTCCCGGCGGCCGGGTACGGGAGCGTCGTCCTCGCACTCTCCGTCGCGGGCATCGCGGGGATGCTCGCCACCGCCGGCGTCGGCGAGGGTGTCGTCCGGAAGCTTCCGGCGAACGAGGGCGACCCTGCCCGCTCGCGGGGGGTCGTGCGCGCCGCCTACCGCCTCGTCGCCGTCTTCGGCGTCCTGACGGGGGCGGCGGTGTTCCTCGCCGCGCCGTGGATCTCGGTGGCGGTGTTCGCCAACCCCGAACTCGGCTCGCTGTTGCGAATCGCCGCCGTCGGCGTCCCCTTCGGCGCGGTGAGTGCAGTCGCCATCGCGCTGGCGAGGGGCGCCCACAGCGCGAAGCCCCACACCTACGTCAACGAACTGGTCCGGCCCTCGCTCCGGTTCGTGCTCATCGGCGTGCTCATCGCCGCGGGCCTCGGGGCGGTCGGGACCACCATCGGGCACACCGCGGCCATCGCCGCCGGCGGCGTCGTCGCCGTCGTCCTCGCCCGGCGGACGCTCCCGTCGTGGGACGCCGCCCCCGTCCCGATGGAGCGGACCCTCCTGCTGTTCTCGCTCCCGCTGGTCGTCTCACAGGGGATGAGCTTCCTCCTCGTCAACGCGGACACGCTGATGGTGGGGTACTTCCTCGTGCCTGACGCGGTCGGCACGTACAACGTCACCTTTCAGCTGCGAAACCTCGTGCAGGTGGCGCTCTCCGGGGTGAGCTTCCTCCTGCCGTCGATGCTCGCCAGCCTCCACGTCGCGGGCCGGATGGGGGAACTGCGCCGCGTCTATCAGGTCGTCACGAAGTGGATTCTCTTCCTCACGCTCCCGGTCTTCCTCGGGCTGTTCGCGTTCCCCGACCTCGTCATCACGGGGCTGTTCGGGGGGAAGTACGCCGAGGGCGCGCCGGTCCTCCGGGTGCTCCTCGTCGGCGCGCTCGTCACCGTCGGCCTCGGGCTGAACGGAGGCGCGCTGGTCGGCCTCGACCGCAACCGCGTCGTCATGTACACCACGTCCATCGGGGCGGTCCTCAACATCGTCCTGAACGCTCTCCTCATCCCCGAGTACGGGCTCGTCGGGGCCGCCGTCGCCTCCTCCATCGCGGCCATCGCCTTCGACGGAATCAACGTCGCCGTCCTCTACCGGTCGTTCGGCGTCGTCCCGCTGACGGTGAGCGAACTCCGGCCGGTGGCCCTGGCGCTCGTCCTCGCCGTCCCCTGGTACCTCGCGGTCACCGTCGCCGGCGCGCCCCTCGTCGCGATGGCCGCCTGCTGGTTGGTCACCTACCCGTTGCTCGTCGCGCGCTTCGGCATCAGCGAGGAGGACTTCGACATGCTCGACCGGGTGGAGGCGTCCGTCGGGCGGGACCTCGGTCCTCTGCGCCGGTTCCTCCGGACGGTCGGCGGGACGTGAGCGGTATCGTCGAAACAGCCGTTAGAGGTAGCCCAGTTCCTGCAGGTGGCCGCGGACGTGCGAACTCAGCTCCTCGGAGCCGGGAACGCCGTCCACGTCGGGGAACGTCCCGAGCGTGGCGTCGATGTGTCCCCTGAGGTCGCTCGCCACCGCCTCGTCGTCCACCGCTACCTCCTCGAAGTCGCCGCCGCCGACCCCGTACAGCGTCTCCTCGCCGTGTTTGTCCACGACGAGTTTGTGGGTCTTCGTCCGCGCCGCCTGGAAGCGACTGTCGAAGCGGGGGAACTGGCGGGCGTACTGCTCGCCGAGCCGTCTCCGCCACGGGAGGTAACAGCCCTCGTACTCCGAGAACACCACCTCGGGTTCGGGGTCGGAGACGAGGCTCCGACCCTGCGTCTCGACGCCCATCGAGGTGCCGGCCACGTCGGCGAACGTCGGGGCGAGGTCGGCCAGCGAGACGAGTTCGTCGGAGACGCGCTCTTCGGTCTGGTCGGGCCACTTGACGAGCAGGGGGACGTTGACGAGAATCTCCGACAGCGAGAAGTTGTGGCCGAGCAGGCCGTGTTCCCCGAGGTGTTCGCCGTGGTCGCTCGTCACGACGACGAGCGTGTCCTCGAAGATGTCATCGCGTTTCAACTGGTCGAACAGCCCCGCGAGCAGGTCGTCCATGTAGCGGAGTTCGGCGTCGTACCAGTGGCCGACGAGGTCCCAGTCGGCCTCGCCGACGTCGAGGTCACCGACCATGTAGCGCTCGCCGCCGTCGCCCGAGGCGACCGAGTGGGCCGTCTCCTCGTCCACCTCGTCCCACCGGGTGAACTGTTCCTCGTACGGCTCGCGGTAGCGCGGCGGCGGCGTGTAGGGGTTGTGCGCCGACCGGAGGTTGAGAAAGCAGAAGAACGGGTCGTCGGCCCGCCCGAGTTCCGAGCGCGCCTTCGCCGTCTGGAAGTACGACACGTCGTCGTCGGTGAGGAAGTACCGCGCGAGGAAGCGGGCGTACTCGGGGGTCGCCTCGAACATGTGCCCGCCTGCCCACTTCGGGCGGGGGAGGCTCGGCAGGTCGTGGTAGGTGTCGAACCCCCGCGAGTAGCCGTGCTCGACGCCGGTGAAGAAGGAGTTGCTGAACCCCATCGTCGTGTAGCCCGCCGCCCGGAGGCGGTCGGCGACGACGGGCAGTCCCTCGTCGAGCTGTGGCTGGCTCCCGAACACCCGGTGGCGCGTCGGGTACTGGCCGGTGAACATCGAGGCGTGCGAGGGGGCGGTCCACGGCGCGGCCGCCACCGCCTGCTCGTAGCGCGTCGCCCGGTCGGCGAACGCGTCGAGCGTCGGGGTCGTCTCCCGGTCGTGGCCGTAACAGGAGAGTCGGTCCCGACGGACGGTATCGAGCACTATCAGGAGGAGGTTCGGACGGTCCATGCGTGTCCATCTCTGGTCAGCTAACGCACATAAACACTCCGTCACGTTTCCGGGAGTGTCCGGTCGTCCTACCAAAACGGTAATCCCCCGGGAGACGGATTCGAGAGACGATGGCGACGACAGACATCACGCTAGCGATCCCCTGTTACAACGCCGTGGACTCCATCGGTCGGGTGTTCGACGCCGTCGACGACCTGACGGTGCGCCCCGACGCGGTGCTCTGTGTCGACGGCGAGAGCGACGACGGGACGCGGGAGGTGGTCCGCGACCACCCGACCGCACGCCTCGTCCGGCAGGAGGACCACGGCGGGACGGGCGTCGCGGACGCGCGGAACGTCGCCCTCTCGCTCACCGAGACGTCGCTCGTCGGCTTCCTCGACGCGGACGCCGCCCCGCACCCGGAGTGGCTTGAGACCCTCACCCGGGTCCTCGACGAGAAGGACGTCGCCGCCGCGGGCGGCCTGCCGGTCGAGGTGGTCACGACGCGCGCCGACCGCTGGCGCAAGTGGCACCTCGGCCTGAACTTCGGCGACCACCGGGGGTACGTCCACGGCATCGCCGGGAACAACGGCCTCTTCCGGACCGCCGCGCTCCGCGACGTCGGCGGCTGGCGGACCGATGTGGGCGCGAGCGAGGACCTCGAACTCTGCGAACGCCTCGTCGCCGCGGACTACGACATCTACTACACGAGCGACGCCGTCGTAGACCACATCCGGACGGACACGCCCGAGAGCGTCCTCGACACGGTCTGGAACTACCACTTCACGGGCGGGGACGAACCCACCTCCGCCGCCAGTCTCCTGCCGCGGTTCCTCCTCCACGGCGGCAAGTGCGCGAAGTACGTCCTCTGGGACGTCGAGAACCGCAACTGGGGCATCATCCCCGTGACGCTCCGCCTCCCGCTGGTCCACGCCCGCCGCGACATCAGACACCTGCGGGGGAAGTGAGATGGGGGACGGAGCGACCCCGGACGGTTCCTCGGACGGACCGCACGCGGTCGGCGTCGTCGGCGCCGGGAAGATCGCCTCGTCGTGTCACCTCCCCGTCCTCGCCAACACCGAGGGGGTGGAGGTGGCGTACGTCGCCGACGTGGACGGGACGCGGGCGGGCCGACTCGCGCGCAGTTACGACGCGCGGAGCGTCACCATCGACCCGGACGCCGGGTCCGTCTCCCTGCCCGCCTGCGACGCCGTCGTGCTGGCCGTCCCTCTGGAGGTGCGCCGCCCGTACCTCGAGGCGTTCGGCGGACGCTCGATTCCCGTCTTCGCGGAGAAGCCCTTCGCGCCCGACCCGGCGACTCACGAGGCGTTCGAGGGCCTGTGCGACCGCATCGCCTGTAACTACCTCCGGCTCTGTTTCGGGTCGACCCGCCAGTTGCGGGCGCTCGTCGACCGCGCGCCGTTCGGCCGCCTCGAACGCGTCCACTACGCCGAGGGCGGCGTCGCGGGCCCGACGGGGCGTTCGCGCGCCGCCACCGAACGCGGCGGCGGGATGCTGGTCGAGGTGGGCTGTCACGGGCTGAGCCAACTCGTCTACGTCCTCCACGACTGGGCGCTCTCGGTCGAGGCGGCGTCCGTCGCGTGGCAAGAGGGCTTCGACGTGGACATCGACGCGCGCCTCGTCGCCGCCCGGGGCGGGCGGGAGGTGGCGGTGAACTTCGAGATGAGCCGGGTCCGTCCGATGGAGACGCGCCTCGAACTCCAGTTCGAGCATGCGACGGTCTCGGTGGACCCGGAGGCCCCCGACGGGACGGTGTCGCTCGCCGGGGACGAGGGCGCTGCCCTCTCGTTCGCGCCCAGCGAGCGGTGGGCGGGGACGTTCGCGCAGGCGGCGTACCTCCGCTGGCAGGAGTTCCTCGCGCTCGTCGAGGGAGGCCCGGACGCGGTGGAGACGCCCACCACGCTCCCTGAGGTGACGGCGCTGGTGACGGCCATCCACGAGGCGGCGGGGTCGCCGCGCGACCGCGTCGCGCCGCGGGCGACCGACGGGGGTGCGCCGCGATGAGGGTCGGCATCGTCGGCGGGAACAGCACGGTGGCGACGGAACTCGCCTTCCTCCTGCGGGACGCCGGCGACGAGGTGGTTCCCATCGTCCGCAACCAGTTGGGAACGCACTTCCTCGCGTGGCACGGCTTCGACCCCCGCGTCGCCGACGTGAGCGACGCGCGCGAGGCGCGGACGGCGCTCGCGGACGTCAACTGCGTCGTCGTCGCCGCCTTCGCCTGGCAGTACTCCCACGAGGGGTTCCAGTCGCGGGCGGCCCGCCGGACGAACGAGGCGCTCGTCCGCAACGCGGTGCGCCACTCGCCGCCCGGCGCGCCCGTCGTCTACT
This genomic interval carries:
- a CDS encoding oligosaccharide flippase family protein gives rise to the protein MSDSRQSVTTDDGAEATVEADDDDARTLSDALSTVFSGGALAFGGKVVGIGLGFLTQLLMARLLPAAGYGSVVLALSVAGIAGMLATAGVGEGVVRKLPANEGDPARSRGVVRAAYRLVAVFGVLTGAAVFLAAPWISVAVFANPELGSLLRIAAVGVPFGAVSAVAIALARGAHSAKPHTYVNELVRPSLRFVLIGVLIAAGLGAVGTTIGHTAAIAAGGVVAVVLARRTLPSWDAAPVPMERTLLLFSLPLVVSQGMSFLLVNADTLMVGYFLVPDAVGTYNVTFQLRNLVQVALSGVSFLLPSMLASLHVAGRMGELRRVYQVVTKWILFLTLPVFLGLFAFPDLVITGLFGGKYAEGAPVLRVLLVGALVTVGLGLNGGALVGLDRNRVVMYTTSIGAVLNIVLNALLIPEYGLVGAAVASSIAAIAFDGINVAVLYRSFGVVPLTVSELRPVALALVLAVPWYLAVTVAGAPLVAMAACWLVTYPLLVARFGISEEDFDMLDRVEASVGRDLGPLRRFLRTVGGT
- a CDS encoding sulfatase; translated protein: MDRPNLLLIVLDTVRRDRLSCYGHDRETTPTLDAFADRATRYEQAVAAAPWTAPSHASMFTGQYPTRHRVFGSQPQLDEGLPVVADRLRAAGYTTMGFSNSFFTGVEHGYSRGFDTYHDLPSLPRPKWAGGHMFEATPEYARFLARYFLTDDDVSYFQTAKARSELGRADDPFFCFLNLRSAHNPYTPPPRYREPYEEQFTRWDEVDEETAHSVASGDGGERYMVGDLDVGEADWDLVGHWYDAELRYMDDLLAGLFDQLKRDDIFEDTLVVVTSDHGEHLGEHGLLGHNFSLSEILVNVPLLVKWPDQTEERVSDELVSLADLAPTFADVAGTSMGVETQGRSLVSDPEPEVVFSEYEGCYLPWRRRLGEQYARQFPRFDSRFQAARTKTHKLVVDKHGEETLYGVGGGDFEEVAVDDEAVASDLRGHIDATLGTFPDVDGVPGSEELSSHVRGHLQELGYL
- a CDS encoding glycosyltransferase, whose product is MATTDITLAIPCYNAVDSIGRVFDAVDDLTVRPDAVLCVDGESDDGTREVVRDHPTARLVRQEDHGGTGVADARNVALSLTETSLVGFLDADAAPHPEWLETLTRVLDEKDVAAAGGLPVEVVTTRADRWRKWHLGLNFGDHRGYVHGIAGNNGLFRTAALRDVGGWRTDVGASEDLELCERLVAADYDIYYTSDAVVDHIRTDTPESVLDTVWNYHFTGGDEPTSAASLLPRFLLHGGKCAKYVLWDVENRNWGIIPVTLRLPLVHARRDIRHLRGK
- a CDS encoding Gfo/Idh/MocA family protein, whose translation is MGDGATPDGSSDGPHAVGVVGAGKIASSCHLPVLANTEGVEVAYVADVDGTRAGRLARSYDARSVTIDPDAGSVSLPACDAVVLAVPLEVRRPYLEAFGGRSIPVFAEKPFAPDPATHEAFEGLCDRIACNYLRLCFGSTRQLRALVDRAPFGRLERVHYAEGGVAGPTGRSRAATERGGGMLVEVGCHGLSQLVYVLHDWALSVEAASVAWQEGFDVDIDARLVAARGGREVAVNFEMSRVRPMETRLELQFEHATVSVDPEAPDGTVSLAGDEGAALSFAPSERWAGTFAQAAYLRWQEFLALVEGGPDAVETPTTLPEVTALVTAIHEAAGSPRDRVAPRATDGGAPR